The nucleotide sequence TGAACATCATCGCTCCGGCGCCGAACACCAGGGCGACGCCCAGCTGCCCGAGGAATTTCGCCCGGGCCCGCAAACCGAGATTGCGCCGTCGTCGCAACTTGATCAGGTCGTCGAGAAAGCCGACACCGCCCGAACCCAGCATGAGAAACAGCAACAACAGCCCGGAGGCGGTCGGTCCGGCGTGATCGTGCCGGACGGCGGCCACCAGATGCGCGGCGACGTAACCCACGATGGTCGAGCCCATGATGGCCACGCCGCCCATGGTCGGCGTTCCCCGCTTGATCAGGTGGCTCTGCGGACCGTCCTCGCGGATCTCCTGACCGAAGCCGTGGCTGCGGAAGTACCGCACGACCAGCGGAGTGCACAGGATGGAGGTCATCAGGCCGAACAGGGCCGCGACCAGGATCGTCTTCACTGCACACCCTCCGCCAGGGCGACCGCGGCCGGACGCACGTGCGCCCGCACAATCGCCTCGGCCACTCGTTCCATGCCCACCGAGCGGGACGCCTTGACGAAAACCACGTCACCGGGCTCGAGAATGGCCCTCAAGCGCTCGGTGGCGGCCTCGACGTCGGCCACCGCTTCCACATCCGTCATGCCGGCCTGCTCGGCGCCGTGGCGGATACCGGAAGCGGCCCGCCCGACGATGAGGGCCCGGGCGACGCCCAGATCCGCGACCGCGCGGCCGACCCGGACGTGTTCGGCCTCGGAGGCGTCACCGAGCTCGGCCATCTGCCCGAGTACCGCTACGGACCGGCGTCCGTGGCTCATCGACATCAGCGCGGCGAGTCCCGCCAGCATCGACTCCGGATTGGCGTTGTAGGCGTCATTGACGACCGTGATCCCGTCCTCGGTCGTGGTGACCTCCATGCGCCAACGCGACGACGCAGTCGCCGCCGACAACGCACGGCCGATCTCACCGACCGGCATGCCCAGCCGCCAGGCCGCGGCCGCGGCCGCGAGGGCGTTGCCGACCTGGTGCCGGCCGTGAACCGACAGCACGACCGGTGCGCTTTGCCCCGCGATCGACAGCAGGAACTCCGGCCGCCCGGACTCCGGTACCCGAAGGTCCACGGCCCGGACGTCGGCTTGTTCGGACTCGCCGAAGCGGATGACCTGTGCGGTGGTGCGCTCGGCCATGGCCGCCACCAGAGGGTCGTCGGCGTTGAGGATCGCCGCTCCCCCGTCAGCCTGCGACGGCAAGGCCTCGACGAGCTCGCCCTTGGCCTGCGCGATCGCCTGCACCGATCCGAACTCGCCGACGTGAGCGTGCCCCACGTTCAGCACGATCCCCAGCTGGGGACGGGCGATTGCGGTCAGGTGGGTGATGTGCCCGATGCCGCGCGCGGAGGTCTCCAGGACCAGGAATCGCGTGCCGGCGTCGGCCAGCAGCACCGTGTACGGATAGCCGAGTTCGTTGTTGAAGCTGCCCGGGGGCGCCACGGTCGTCCCGAGCCCCGACAGCACTTGAGCCAGCAGGTCCTTGGTCGAGGTCTTGCCGGACGAGCCCGTGACACCGATGACAGTCGCTGCCAGTCGGCGGCTCGCCGCGGTGGCCAATGCGCTGATCGCCGCGAGCGGATCGCTCACGACCACCGATCCGGTCGGCACCGAGCGGGTGGACAGCACAGCCACGGCCCCGGCGTCGACCGCGGCCTGGGCGTAGTCGTTGCCGTCGGCGCGCTCGCCCGGGAAGGCGAGAAAGAGGTCGCCGGGACGGACCCGGCGGCTGTCGAATTCTGCGCGGCCGGTGACTTCGACGTGAGGATCGAGGTGATCGGGACGCCCTCCGACGATGCGGGCGATTTCCCCGACGGTCATCGGGATCACCGTCCGCTCACCCCCTGTTCCGTCATCGTGTCGGCCGACGGGCCCGGCGCGTCTGCCACCTGGTAGCCGGCGTGCGCCAAGGCCTGCGCCAGCACCGTCACATCGTCGAAAGGCAGCATATCCGCCCCCACCTGCTGGCCCGTCTCGTGCCCTTTGCCGGCCACCAGCACGGTGTCGCCGACCCGCGCCACCGCGACCGCCCGCTCGATCGCCGCCCGGCGGTCTCCGATTTCCTCGATGAGGGCGGGCCGATCGGCCGCCACCGCGCGGGCACCGGCAAGCATCGCGGCGCGGATCGTGGCCGGGTCCTCCGAGCGCGGATTGTCGTCGGTGACGATCAGCAGGTCGGCGGCGCGGGCGGCTACCTCACCCATGAGCGGCCGTTTGCCGCGGTCGCGGTCACCGCCACAGCCGAGCACGATGATCAGGCGCCCGGCGGTCAGCGGGCGCAGCGCCTGCAGGGCCGAGCTCACGCCGGCCGGCTTGTGGCTGTAGTCGACCACCGCCAGGAACGGCTGGTCACCGTCCACCCGCTCCATCCGTCCCGGGACCTGGGCGGCGGCAACTGCCGGGGCCGCCCGCGCCGGGTCGACCTCCAACTCGGCGAGCACCGCCAGGGCCAGCAGGGTGTTGGCGATGTTGTACGCGCCCGGGATGCGACATCCCGCGGCGAAGCTGCGACCCGGTCCCCGCACGGTGAACCGGGTCGACCCATCGGAGCCGACGACGACGTCGGAAGCGGTCCAGTCCGCACCGCCGCTGGTGGACACGGTGATGCGGCCGGGCTCGACCAGCCGTCGACCCCACTCGTCGTCGACCACGACGATCTCGCGCCGGGCACGTCCGTCGAACAACATCGCCTTGGCCGCGAAGTAATCCTCCATGTCGGAGTGGAAGTCCAGGTGGTCCTGCGACAGGTTGGTGAACGCGCCGACCGCGAAGCAGACACCCCCGACCCGACCCATGCGCAGTGCGTGGGACGAGACCTCCATGCCGACAACGTCGATCGAGTCCTCCACCATCGCGGCCAGCAGTGCTTGCAGCTGGTCTGCCTCGGGGGTCGTGAAGGCGGTCTTCACCGATCGCGTACCGAAGAACACACCGACGGTGCCGATGAGGCCGACGTGCCGACCGGCGGCCGCCAGACCCGCCCGAACCAGGAACGTGGTGGTCGTCTTGCCCGACGTACCGGTGATCCCGTACAGCGAGAGCGCCTCGCTGGGATGCCCGTAAACCGCTGCCGAAACCGGCCCGAGGTCGTCGCGGGGACGCGCGGCGAGCAGCACGGGCACGGTGAGGCCGGCGGCTCGAACGGCACGTAACCCCTCGCCGTCGGTGAACACGGCCTGCGCGCCGGCCGCAACCGCGGCAGCCGCGAACCGGGCGCCGTGGCCGCTGCCGCCAGGCAGTGCGGCGAAGAGGTCTCCGGGCAGTACCGCCGTCGAGCTGGAGGTGATTCCGGAGACCGAGATCTCCGGACCGCCGTCCAGGATCAGCGAGCCGGTGGCCAGGGCACCGAGCGGGGTCGGCGGAACGTGGCGCGGACGCAACGGCGTCTGGACCACCTCGTACCCCTTTCGTTACGCGATCGGACCGGCGGCCGACCACCCTGCCACGCTACCCAGGCCCGATCGGATCGCGGTCGGGTCGGCTGCGGGCCGCTACTGACCAAGGGTCAGCGGGACCAGCTTTCCGACCGATCCGGACGCGGCGATCTTGGCCGCGGCCAATTCGTAGGAGGCGATCTCGTGGAACAGCGGAGCGGCGACATCGCCACCCTCCAGCCCGTGCGCGGGATTGTTGATCATGATCGCCACCGCGAAGCGCGGGTTGTCCGCCGGTGCCATCCCCGCGAAGGTGTCCCAGTAGACCGAGTCGGAGTACACGCCCGTCTTCGGATCGGGTTGCTGCGCCGTGCCGGTCTTGCCCGCCACCCGGTAACCCGGGATCGCCGCCCGCACACCGGTTCCGCCCTTCATCGTGACCGACTCCAGCATGGTACGAACGGTTTGGGCGGTCTTGGGCGAGACGACGGTCACCGCTGCCGGCTGCTGGGTCTGGCTCACCGAGCCGTCAGCCTTGGTCACGGACTGAACGATGCGTGGCGCGATCCGCTTGCCGTCGTTGGCGATCGCCTGGTACATCGACGCCAACTGCAGCGAGGTCATCGCGACTCCCTGACCGATCGGAAGGTTGGTGAACGTCGAGGGCGACCAGGTGCTGAGATCCGGCAGCAGGCCGCTGCTCTCCCCGGGGAGCTCGACGCCGGTGGCCTGGCCCAGACCGAACTTCTTGAGGTAGTCGTAGAAGCTCTGCTCCCCCACCCGCTGGGCGATCTCGAGCGTGCCGACGTTGGAGGACTCCGCCAGCACCCCGGTCGCGGTGAACTTCTGCACCGGGTGCCACCAGGCGTCGTGAATGGTCACGCCCCCCGCCTGGATGCTGTCGGGCACGCTCAGGACCGTCCGCGGCGTGATCAGGCCCTTCTCGATTGCGGCGGACATGGTGACGATCTTGTTCGCCGAGCCCGGCTCGAAGACCTGCTGGATGTTCGGGTCCAGTGGCTGATTCGCGCCGATCGTCGAGGGGTCCTGGGCATCGAACGTGCCGCTGGAGGCCAGCGCCAGCACCTGCCCGGTCTTGACGTCCAGGATCGCGACCTGCCCGTTGCGGGCCTGGGAGGCCTTGATGGCCGAATCCAGGTAGTGCTGGGTGATGTACTGCAGATCCTGGTCGATGGTGAGCTGCACCGTGCCGCCGTCCACGGCGTTCTTGCGCTTGATGGCACCGGCAGGGTTGACGTTGCCGTTGGCGTCGAGCTCGTAGTCCACCGCGCCGTCGGTGCCCTTGAGCATGGCGTCGTAGCTCTGTTCGATACCCGCAGCACCGGTGCCGTTCGAGTGCACCAGGCCGACGACGTTGGCCGCGGTGGTACGTCCCGGATAGAGCCGCTGCAGCGTCGCCTGGCTGAAGATGCCCACCAATGGCTTGCCCCGCAGAGTCAGGTTCTCCACCTGCTGGGCCAACGCCGGCGGCAACGCGGTACCGAGCAGGGCGTAGCGGGAATTACTCGACAGCAACTGGGTAATCGTCATCACCGGCCGGCTGACGATCGGCGCGATCATGCTCGCATAGCTGGCCCGGTCGGCGGGCGCGATCATGCTGGGATCAGCCACGATGTCCTTGGCGTCGGCGGTGTAGGCCAGCGATATTCCGTTGCGGTCCACGATCGACCCGCGCGCGGCATGCAAGGTCACTCCGCCGAGGCTCTGCTGGGTCGCTGCGTTGGCGTAGCCCCCGGAATCCAGGCCCTGCAACCAGACCAGCCGCACGAAGACCACCGACAGCAGCAGGCACACGATCACGACGCCGGACCGCACCCGCTTGGCGGCCTGCCCGAGCCGCATGCGCTTCGCCTGGGCCTTTCGTCGAGCGGCCGGCGCCTGGGCCCCACGTGGTGCCGGGCGCGTCGGTCCGACCTTGGCCGCGCTCTGGGGACGCGGCCGACCGGGCGTTGCGGCGCCGGGACGGGGTCCGCCGCGGTTCGCTTGCGCCGGTCGCACCGGAGGCTGGCCGAGGTTCGGACGAGCCGGCCGCACCGGCGGCTGGCCGCGGTTCGGACGAGCCGGCCGCACCGGAGGCTGGCCCAAGCGTTGAGGTTGCCCTTGTTGCGCGGCACCCGGGGTCGACGTTGCCCTCGTTGCTTCGCCACGGCGTTGAGGTTGCCCTTGTTGCGCGGCCGGCGGACGCTGACCGTCGCGAGCCTGTGGGCTGCGCTGAGGCGGCTGAGGCTGATGAGGCTGATGAGGTCCGCGAGGCGGCTGAGGCGGTCGGTTCATGTCAGTGACCCCGGGATGGTGTGGACGACGGTGTGATGGACGGCTTCGGCATCGACTGCGGCGCGGACTTCGGTGCCGACTTCGACACGGTGACCGTGGGTTTGCTCGCGGTGCCGGCCGAGGAGCGTGCACTGGCCGTCACCGTCACCGTGACCACCGGACGGCCGGGGCTCGACGTCGCGCCTGCACTCGCGCGCGGACTGGCGCTCGGGGTCGAGGTCGGCTTCGGCGTCGGCTTCGGCGTCGGCTTCGGCGTCGGCTTCGGGGCGGGCGCGACGGTGGCTGGGGTCGGGGACCCGAGCACACTCACCGTGCCGTCACGGTTGATCCGAAGGAACGCAGGGTTCGGGTTGGGGACCAGGCCGAGGCTGGCCGCCGCCGCTGCCAGTGCGGCCGGCGCCTGCTTGGCCGCGAGATCGCGCAGCAGTTGTTGTTCGCTGTCGGAGGTCGTCGAGTTGTTATCGCTGACCGTACGGTTCTGTACCTCCAACGCCGCCGACGCGGTGTTGAGCGCCAGCAACGCACACAGTCCGCCGGCGAGCATGCCGCCCAGGATCACCGGAAGTGGGAGCCGACGTCGTCGGGTGACCTGCAGTCCCGGAGGCAGCGCGGCGGACAGGGCGGCGTCCGATGCTGCCGCCCGCGTTGCCGACGACGTTGCCGACCGCGTTGCCGACGGCGCTGCCTTCGAGCCCGGGGTGGAGGTCACTCGGGGACGTACCCCAGCCGCCCGCGCGGGATGGTTGAACCGCAAGGCGGGTCGGGTGGGCGGGGTGTCGTCGGAGGTGATGCGACGGCTCACGCTGCTGCCTTCCTGATGCGTTCCGCGGCCCGCAGGCGGACGGAGGCGGCCCGAGGGTTCTCGGCGATCTCGGGTTCGGAGGCCGGCTCCGAGCCACGGCTCAACAACTGCAACTGCGGGCCGGCCTCGGCGAGGGTGACCGGCAGGCCCGGCGGGGTTCGGTCGACTGCCAGTTCGGCCAAGGCGCGCTTGACGATCCGGTCCTCCAGCGACTGGTAGGACAGCACGACGATCCGTCCACCCACGGCCAGGGCGGACAGGGCCGCGGGAATAGCCCCGGCGACCGCCTCGAGCTCTCGGTTGACCTCGATGCGCAGGGCCTGGAAGGTGCGCTTGGCCGGATGCCCACCCGTACGGCGGGTGGCGGCAGGAATCGCCTCGCGCACCAGTTCGGCCAGTTCCGTCGTGGACTCCAAGGGAGCCGACCGGCGACGACGTCCGATGGCCTGGGCGATCCGCAGCGCGAAACGCTCCTCGCCGAACTCCCTCAGCACCCGCGCCAGTTCGGCAACGGGGTAGGTGTTGACCACCTCATGCGCGGTCAGCGCGTCCGCCGGGTTCATCCGCATGTCCAACGGTGCCGGCTGGGAGTAGCTGAACCCCCGCTCGGTAACGTCCAGTTGCATCGAGGAGACGCCGAGATCGAACAGGGCGCCCTGGATCTCACCGACGCCGAGCCGGTCCAGGATGTCGGGCAGCTCGTCGTAGACGGCGTGCACCAGTTCCACGCGGGCGGCGAACGGGGCCAGCCGCTCGGCGCTGAGTCGCAGCGCCTCGGTGTCCCGGTCGAGCCCGATCAACCGCAGGCCGGGATGTGCCTGCAGCAGAGCCTCACTGTGGCCGCCCAGGCCGAGCGTGGCGTCCACCACGACCGCGTCCGCGGCCGCGAGTGCCGGTGCGAGCAGACCCAAGACCCGGTTGAGCAGCACTGGCACATGGACCGGCCGCGCGGGGAAGTCCGGGGACGCCGGGCGGGACGCCGGGTCGGCGGGGTCTGACCCCGGCGGCTCGGGATTACCCATCTGCTGATCCTCCGTGCGGTGATGGCGGTTCGACTACGTCGGTCAGGCCGGTGCGGTGCGGTGCGGGCGATTGGGGTGGGGGACGGTGGGGAGTTCGGACGAGCGGACGATCTCGCGCTAGCGGGTCCCCGCCCGCCGGTCCCTGCCCTGGCGCCGGGGAAGTGCGTCAGGACGGGGAACTGGGCGGGAGGAGGCCGACCGGCACGATGTCCGCCAGGGCGGAGCGTCGCCGGAGGTCCTAGAGCAGGCCGGGCAGCACCTCCTCGGCGTCGGCGAACGATTGCTCGGTGGATTCGAGGTAGCTCTGCCACGCGTGGGCGTCCCAGACCTCCACGCGGGTGTTGGCGCCGATCACCACGCAGTCCTTGCTGAGGCCCGCGTAGTCGCGAAGCGGCGCGGGGACAGTGATGCGGCCCTGGTTGTCCGGAACCTCGTGGGACGCGCTGGCGAAGAAGACGCGGCTGTAGTCCCGCACGCTGCGCTGGGTCACGGGCGCTTCCCGGAGCAGGCCGGTGATCCGGTTGAACTCCGTCATCGGGAAGACGAACAGGCATCGTTCCTGACCTTTGGTGATCACCAGCCCGCCCTCCATTTCCGTCCGGAACCGCGCGGGGAGCGCCAGGCGGCCCTTGTCGTCGAGTCGAGGGGTATGGGTGCCGAGGAACACGACCCCTCCCCTCTCCAGCAGCCCGAGCCCGAACCGCCGCTCAACTCACAACTTCCCCACTTCGACCCACCATACCCCACCAGTCACCACAAAGGATCGGTGCGCTCGGGCGATTCTTAAGCGTGTCCCCCTAATTTCTTGGCCTGTACCGGGTGGGGGGCGGTGGGGAGTCCCGGCCTCCGCCGAGCCGCCGTCGCGGCCCGACGCCCCCAGCGCGGTCAGCACTCTGCCGAAGGGACTCACACCGACAGAGCCCCCGAACCACCGCCGGTGAGCCCTCGCTCAATCGTCGGAGGCCTGCCGTGAGCGCGCGGAGCAACGTAGAGTCACGCCGAACATGGCGAATGTCGAGTTGGCGTGAAGACCGCTCGACAGATCGAATGTTGTCGACAACGCTTGACGGTGAGCCGGTTCGTCGCCGGCACGGGGACACGGACAGGACGGACCACGAGTGACGCACGCAGCACCCCTGGCGGGATCCGGTGATTTCGGTCCTGCCCAGGGCAACGATCCGTCCAAGGGCTCAGAGCTGGACGGGCGGGCCTCTTACCCGACGACGAACAGCACGGACCTCGGTCCGGACTCGTTCTCCGGAGGCGGCTCGGCCCGCCAGCGGGTGGACGTCAGCGACGTCGCGGCCGCCGCCGCCCGCATCGTGGACAACATCGAGAAGGCCATCGCCGGCAAGTACGACGTGATCCGGCTCGGGGTCACAGTGCTGCTGGCTGAAGGACACCTGCTGATCGAGGACGTTCCGGGCGTGGGAAAGACGACCTTCGCCAAGGCGCTGGCCCGTTCCATCGACAGCACCGTCCGCCGGATTCAGTTCACACCCGACCTGCTGCCCTCGGATGTGACGGGCGTGAGCGTGTTCAACTCCGATTCGACCGAGTTCGAGTTCAAACCGGGTCCGGTGTTCGCCAACATCCTGCTCGGTGACGAGATCAACCGCGCCTCCCCCAAGACGCAGGCGGCGCTGTTGGAATGCATGGCCGAGCGGCAGGTCACCGTCGACGGCACGCGCTACGAGCTGCAGTCACCCTTCCTCGTCCTGGCCACCCAGAACCCGGTGGAGATGGAGGGCACCTACGCCCTGCCGGAGGCCCAGCGCGACCGGTTCACGGCCAAGATCTCCCTCGGCTATCCCGATCGTGCGGCCGAAGTGGCCATGTTGTCCGACCAGACGACCTCTGATCCGATCGACGAGCTCAAGCCGGTCGCCGATGCCGCCGGAATCCGAGCGCTCATCGAAGCCGTCCGCCACGTGCACGTCGCCGAGGCGATCAAGGACTACGTGGTTTCGCTGGCCGAGGCGACCCGTAACCATCCCGAGATCCGGCTCGGCGCCTCACCGCGCGCCTCGCTCCACCTGCTGCGAACGGCCAAGTCGAGCGCCGCGATCTCCGGCCGGGATTACGTCCTGCCCGACGACGTGCAGCAGCTGGCGGTTCCCGTGCTGGCCCACCGGATCATTCCGGCCCCGGCCGCGACCGTCGCGGGGCACTCCCCTGAGGAACTGGTCGCTGCCATCGTTGCCCGCACCGCCATCCCGACCGCGACCCGCTGAGCAGAACCGGTAACACGGTGGCCCCGAAACCGTACGACGCGCCCGTCGCCGGAGGCGCGCAACGCATCGGTCTGTCCAGCCGGGGCCGCACGTTCGTCACGGTCGGGATCATCTCCACGCTCGCCGGGCTCGTCCTCGGCGTGACCGACCTCCAGCGCGTCGGCGTCCTGCTGCTGGCGCTGCCCGTCCCCGCCTGGCTGGCGGTGCGGCAGTCCCGCGCCGGGCTCCGGGTCAGCCACGCGGTTCATCCCGAGCGGGTCGAGGTCGGCCAGCGAGTCGAGGTCCGGCTCACGCTGGGCAACCCCAACGCGTTCGCCACCGGACCGCTTCGAGTCACCGAGACCGTCCCCGGCGGTCGGCCGCTCCGCTTCAGCGTGGCGGGGATTCGCGGCCGCCAGCGCCGTACCGTGGCCTACCCACTGCCGCCGCTGCACCGTGGTCGATACCTGGTCGGCCCGACCGAAGTCACCGCCAGCGACCCGTTCTCGCTGGTGATGGCCAACAGCCGCTCCGCCGACACCGCCGAAGTGATCGTCCAACCACGACGCGACGTACTCGCTCCGCTGACCTTGCCGATGGCGTGGCAGGACGGCGGGGCGCACTCGAGTCACTCGGTGGGATCGGGAGGCTCGGACGACGCGTCGGTTCGCGATTATCGCTACGGCGACGACCTGCGCAAGATCCATTGGCGCAGCAGTGCCCGGTCGGGAAACCTCATGGTGCGGCAGGAGGAACGGCCCTGGCACGGACAGTGTCTGGTGCTGCTCGACTCCCGGATCACCGCCTACCCGGTCAGGCCCGGCGAGCGCGAGTCCCCGACCTTCGAATGGGCGGTGTCGGCGGCGGCCAGTATCGGCACGCATCTGGCTGAACGAGGACGAAGGGTGTTGCTGGTGACCGGGTCGGGCCAGGCGGTCCACGAAGACCAGCTGGCCATGCTCGATCTCCTGGCCGACACTCGACCTGCCTCCCGCGCCGACGTCGAGCCCCTGTCGGATTCGTTGCACGGCGTCGGGCGGGACGCATCGGTGTTCGCGATCCTGTCCTGCCACGATCGGGGTCAGCTGGCCAGCCTCGCGGCGCGGCCACGGCTTCCGGGTTCGGCGGTCGCGCTCCTGATCAAGCCGTGGACCTTCGAGCCCGGCTGGACCGCCGACGGCGATGCCGATCTGGAATCGGAAGCGCTGTGGCAGGAGATTTCCGGCCTGCTGCACGCCAACGGCTGGCGGGTGATCGGGGTGAGCTCCGCCGACGCACTGCCTACCTTGTGGCCCTACCTGCTGGCCACCGCCGGAGTGCGGCGATGACCGCGACGTCCGCCCGTCCTGCCGGAGCGAGCCGAGCGCAGCGGCCGGCCGGACGCACACCGAGCGGGCCGGCCGGGCCGGGCGCGCAGGCACGCGCCGAAGGTCGCTTGCTGGCGGTCGGCACCGCGACGGTGACGGCTGGGGTTCTGCTCACGATGCTGCCGATGAAGTCCGTCTACACCGACTGGACCTGGTTCTTCGCGTGCGCCGGTTGTGCCCTGCCCTACCTGGCGGTGGTGCTGCCGTTCCGGTTGCGGATGAAGAACGACTGGTGGCAGGTGTGGTTGGGCCTGCTTGCCTGCGTCGTCGTGTTGATCTGGGCGTTCCTGCCGCAGCATCTGATCGCGGGCGTGGTCCCGAGCCTCGGAACGGGATCGGACCTGCGCGCGCTGCTGACCGACGCCCACCAGAGCATGCAGGTCGAGCACGCGCCGCTGCCCTCGACGTCGGCCTTGCGGTTCCTCACCGCGGCCGCGGTCATCCTGCTGGTTGCTCTCGCCGATGCGCTCGGCGTCCTCATGCGACGACCGTTGTTGGCCGCTGCTCCGCTGCTGGAGGTCCTGGCGGTGGCCTCCGCGACCTCGGGGCGCGCAGCCGGACCGCTGGTCTTCGCGGGCGCCGCGATCGGTTTTCTGCTGATCCTGGTGGCGGGAACCCGACTGCAGGACCGTGACTGGGGCCCGTCCGTCGACGGCTCGGCGGGCCGGCTGGGCGGCGCGCGGCGAATGGCCGTCACAGGCATCATCGCGGCGCTGATCGTGCCCATCGTGCTGCCGTCGGTGTCAGTGAACCTGCTCGCCCGGGCGGCGCACCACAACGGGACCGGATCCGGATCGGGCAGCGGGTCGAACATCGAACTCAACGACACCGCGGACCTGTCCGGCTCGCTCAAGCGCGGTGACCCGGTACCGCTGCTCCAGGTCCACGTGGGCTCGACGGATCGTCCTTTCTACGTACGGCAGAAGGTGCTCGACGTCTTCGACAACAGCGGCTGGATCGCCTCCACCGAGGACGCCGCCGAGACCAGACCGGTCTACCGGCGCGATTTCTCCGCCGAGCCCGCGTTGACGTCCGGGAACCAGGACAGCACTCAGGTCAAGGAGATGCAGGCGCGCTTCCAGGTGCTACAGCTGGGCGGCAACAGCCTGCCGCTGCTGGCCAATCCGGTCGATCTTCAGGTGGGCATCGGGGCGCGCTGGGACCCGACGACCTCGACCGTGGCCGGTGCCAGCCTGAGCACGGGCGTCAGTTACTCCGAAACCGTCGCCCAGCCCGACCCGTCCGAGGCTGCGTTGCGCAACGCGCCGAGCTGGCGCCCGACGGGAAACACCGCCTTGGATGCCCGGTACCTGAAGTTGCCGCCCCAGCCGGCGGAGGTCACTCAGCTCGCCCAGCGTCTGACCGGCGGCCAGACCAGCGACTACGACAAGGCGCGTGCGATCTCGGCGTATTTCACCGACGCCGCCAATGGCTTCACGTACTCGCTGGAAACCGCGCCCATCGCCAACGGCGATTCGGCCCTGCTGAGCTTCCTGCACAACAAGCAGGGCTTTTGCCAGCAGTACGCCGCTGCGGCCGCGGTACTGATGCGGGCGGCCGGGCTGCCCAGCCGAGTCGTGCTGGGCTACACCCACCAGGGCCCCGACGCCGATGGCAACTTCACCGTCACGACGGCCGATGCGCACGCCTGGGTCGAGGTGTACTTCACCGCGATCGGGTGGATCCCGTTCGACCCGACTCCGCTGTCAGGCGTCGACTCTGCCCGCGCGGTCCCCCTGCCGTGGGCCACCCACGCGACTTCAGCGCCCTCGAACTCAGC is from Jatrophihabitans telluris and encodes:
- a CDS encoding UDP-N-acetylmuramoyl-tripeptide--D-alanyl-D-alanine ligase — encoded protein: MIPMTVGEIARIVGGRPDHLDPHVEVTGRAEFDSRRVRPGDLFLAFPGERADGNDYAQAAVDAGAVAVLSTRSVPTGSVVVSDPLAAISALATAASRRLAATVIGVTGSSGKTSTKDLLAQVLSGLGTTVAPPGSFNNELGYPYTVLLADAGTRFLVLETSARGIGHITHLTAIARPQLGIVLNVGHAHVGEFGSVQAIAQAKGELVEALPSQADGGAAILNADDPLVAAMAERTTAQVIRFGESEQADVRAVDLRVPESGRPEFLLSIAGQSAPVVLSVHGRHQVGNALAAAAAAWRLGMPVGEIGRALSAATASSRWRMEVTTTEDGITVVNDAYNANPESMLAGLAALMSMSHGRRSVAVLGQMAELGDASEAEHVRVGRAVADLGVARALIVGRAASGIRHGAEQAGMTDVEAVADVEAATERLRAILEPGDVVFVKASRSVGMERVAEAIVRAHVRPAAVALAEGVQ
- a CDS encoding UDP-N-acetylmuramoyl-L-alanyl-D-glutamate--2,6-diaminopimelate ligase, coding for MVQTPLRPRHVPPTPLGALATGSLILDGGPEISVSGITSSSTAVLPGDLFAALPGGSGHGARFAAAAVAAGAQAVFTDGEGLRAVRAAGLTVPVLLAARPRDDLGPVSAAVYGHPSEALSLYGITGTSGKTTTTFLVRAGLAAAGRHVGLIGTVGVFFGTRSVKTAFTTPEADQLQALLAAMVEDSIDVVGMEVSSHALRMGRVGGVCFAVGAFTNLSQDHLDFHSDMEDYFAAKAMLFDGRARREIVVVDDEWGRRLVEPGRITVSTSGGADWTASDVVVGSDGSTRFTVRGPGRSFAAGCRIPGAYNIANTLLALAVLAELEVDPARAAPAVAAAQVPGRMERVDGDQPFLAVVDYSHKPAGVSSALQALRPLTAGRLIIVLGCGGDRDRGKRPLMGEVAARAADLLIVTDDNPRSEDPATIRAAMLAGARAVAADRPALIEEIGDRRAAIERAVAVARVGDTVLVAGKGHETGQQVGADMLPFDDVTVLAQALAHAGYQVADAPGPSADTMTEQGVSGR
- a CDS encoding peptidoglycan D,D-transpeptidase FtsI family protein → MRLGQAAKRVRSGVVIVCLLLSVVFVRLVWLQGLDSGGYANAATQQSLGGVTLHAARGSIVDRNGISLAYTADAKDIVADPSMIAPADRASYASMIAPIVSRPVMTITQLLSSNSRYALLGTALPPALAQQVENLTLRGKPLVGIFSQATLQRLYPGRTTAANVVGLVHSNGTGAAGIEQSYDAMLKGTDGAVDYELDANGNVNPAGAIKRKNAVDGGTVQLTIDQDLQYITQHYLDSAIKASQARNGQVAILDVKTGQVLALASSGTFDAQDPSTIGANQPLDPNIQQVFEPGSANKIVTMSAAIEKGLITPRTVLSVPDSIQAGGVTIHDAWWHPVQKFTATGVLAESSNVGTLEIAQRVGEQSFYDYLKKFGLGQATGVELPGESSGLLPDLSTWSPSTFTNLPIGQGVAMTSLQLASMYQAIANDGKRIAPRIVQSVTKADGSVSQTQQPAAVTVVSPKTAQTVRTMLESVTMKGGTGVRAAIPGYRVAGKTGTAQQPDPKTGVYSDSVYWDTFAGMAPADNPRFAVAIMINNPAHGLEGGDVAAPLFHEIASYELAAAKIAASGSVGKLVPLTLGQ
- the rsmH gene encoding 16S rRNA (cytosine(1402)-N(4))-methyltransferase RsmH; protein product: MGNPEPPGSDPADPASRPASPDFPARPVHVPVLLNRVLGLLAPALAAADAVVVDATLGLGGHSEALLQAHPGLRLIGLDRDTEALRLSAERLAPFAARVELVHAVYDELPDILDRLGVGEIQGALFDLGVSSMQLDVTERGFSYSQPAPLDMRMNPADALTAHEVVNTYPVAELARVLREFGEERFALRIAQAIGRRRRSAPLESTTELAELVREAIPAATRRTGGHPAKRTFQALRIEVNRELEAVAGAIPAALSALAVGGRIVVLSYQSLEDRIVKRALAELAVDRTPPGLPVTLAEAGPQLQLLSRGSEPASEPEIAENPRAASVRLRAAERIRKAAA
- the mraZ gene encoding division/cell wall cluster transcriptional repressor MraZ, whose protein sequence is MFLGTHTPRLDDKGRLALPARFRTEMEGGLVITKGQERCLFVFPMTEFNRITGLLREAPVTQRSVRDYSRVFFASASHEVPDNQGRITVPAPLRDYAGLSKDCVVIGANTRVEVWDAHAWQSYLESTEQSFADAEEVLPGLL
- a CDS encoding AAA family ATPase; the protein is MDVSDVAAAAARIVDNIEKAIAGKYDVIRLGVTVLLAEGHLLIEDVPGVGKTTFAKALARSIDSTVRRIQFTPDLLPSDVTGVSVFNSDSTEFEFKPGPVFANILLGDEINRASPKTQAALLECMAERQVTVDGTRYELQSPFLVLATQNPVEMEGTYALPEAQRDRFTAKISLGYPDRAAEVAMLSDQTTSDPIDELKPVADAAGIRALIEAVRHVHVAEAIKDYVVSLAEATRNHPEIRLGASPRASLHLLRTAKSSAAISGRDYVLPDDVQQLAVPVLAHRIIPAPAATVAGHSPEELVAAIVARTAIPTATR